One window of Streptomyces sp. SUK 48 genomic DNA carries:
- a CDS encoding LuxR C-terminal-related transcriptional regulator, whose product MTATLTAAPGGATTTLPLRVQPSRHADRVRELARRAGLDCAIGHGQPGTVTVVVTDDAERALRITRLPGPLLLVCDTVGRTGLLQALRAGAVVLRRADLTEESLVAAVRRAGAPHPSIPYPELSHLLTTGPGRGGHAAHEDRPPSLTGRQMSVLRLMADGHGNAGIAGLLDCSEHTVKNVVYEIMARLGARNRAHAVARAVRHGLI is encoded by the coding sequence GTGACCGCCACCCTGACCGCCGCACCCGGCGGAGCGACCACGACCCTGCCCCTGCGTGTCCAGCCGTCACGGCACGCGGACCGGGTGCGCGAACTCGCCCGCCGCGCGGGACTCGACTGCGCGATCGGCCACGGGCAGCCCGGGACCGTCACCGTCGTCGTCACCGACGACGCCGAACGGGCGCTGCGCATAACCCGGTTGCCCGGGCCGCTGCTGCTGGTGTGCGACACGGTGGGCCGCACCGGGCTGCTTCAGGCCCTGCGCGCCGGAGCCGTGGTGCTGCGCAGGGCGGACCTCACCGAGGAGAGCCTCGTCGCGGCCGTCCGCCGCGCCGGGGCGCCGCACCCGAGCATCCCCTACCCGGAGCTGTCCCACCTGCTGACCACCGGTCCGGGACGCGGCGGCCACGCGGCGCACGAGGACCGGCCGCCGTCCTTGACGGGCCGTCAGATGTCCGTGCTGCGGCTCATGGCGGACGGGCACGGCAACGCGGGCATCGCGGGGCTGCTGGACTGTTCCGAGCACACCGTGAAGAACGTCGTCTACGAGATCATGGCCCGGCTCGGCGCCCGCAACCGG
- a CDS encoding response regulator transcription factor — MGVPVPVGVVALDPVLEAGTRSTLLACPELTVCEPGNARVAVLTVDRLGPAELDMVRTTRAHLTRPAVVLVAGALASGDALHALAAGARGLLLRREADASRLAHAVLAAAQDDCTVPTDLLEQVLDRPENDDRGWAGGSLSDRERSVLRLVADGHETAEIAQQLAYSPRTVTTVVHDITQRFRLRNRAHAVAYALRAGLL, encoded by the coding sequence ATGGGAGTTCCCGTACCCGTCGGTGTGGTCGCCCTCGACCCGGTCCTGGAGGCCGGCACCCGCAGTACCCTGCTCGCCTGCCCGGAACTCACCGTGTGCGAGCCCGGGAACGCCCGGGTCGCCGTGCTCACCGTGGACCGGCTCGGCCCGGCCGAACTCGACATGGTGCGCACCACCCGTGCCCACCTGACGCGTCCCGCCGTCGTCCTGGTGGCCGGCGCGCTCGCCTCCGGAGACGCCCTGCACGCCCTCGCCGCCGGCGCCCGGGGCCTGCTGCTGCGCCGCGAGGCGGACGCGTCCCGGCTGGCCCACGCGGTGCTCGCCGCCGCGCAGGACGACTGCACCGTCCCCACCGACCTGCTCGAACAGGTCCTCGACCGGCCCGAGAACGACGATCGGGGCTGGGCCGGCGGATCGCTCTCCGACCGCGAACGCTCGGTGCTGCGCCTGGTCGCCGACGGGCACGAGACGGCGGAGATCGCCCAGCAGCTCGCCTACTCGCCGCGCACCGTGACCACCGTGGTGCACGACATCACCCAGCGGTTCCGACTGCGCAACCGCGCCCACGCGGTCGCCTACGCACTGAGAGCGGGCCTGCTGTGA
- a CDS encoding type 2 lanthipeptide synthetase LanM family protein: MTETASLPAPRSAGLPLAWWAPALSLAERLAAPGRPAAPADPAAPVRAPWAAGDAEGFALRLAHLGVDGATAAALAAEPAERLAARAAEPGWVRYVEAALDAAPDHRAEPAADGTGAEVFAPVVRPLVAPAAARLAALLPGLPATERSVWQAEFDTWLTAQLVRLAARTLVRELAGARRAGRLEGATPRERFASFVAGAGTRRGLSELFAAYPVLARMLGQTALDALAAAAELITRFRADRDDLVAVLLDGREPGALTRVELGLGDAHQGNRSVAVLRFAGGARVVYKPRPLGQHALLDELAAWMDTKVPGLPLRTARSLRREGYGWLEFVAHRWCRSVTETDAFYRRQGVLLALLYAVDGADMHYENVIACGDQPVLVDAETLLHTGLGQAMTAGADPAAEALHTSVHRTCLLPHLLIGEHGALDISALGRSTDGTFPSEGLHWADSGLDTMRAVRGPLLSPAAQNQPLPDGRPLDGADHRAALLDGFRTAYAAIAAHGGELAGEDGPLAAAADSPARLIARATRLYATLLEESTHPALLGDALARDGVFAVLWTESEHDRARSLLIEHETADLWRGDVPLFTHRPSGTGVRTADGTFLEDVLPEASLAAVRKKIARMDEIDCRDQEWIVSATLAARGACDPADRPRSALAVAPVPAVVPDASRLLAAVCGIADDIAARAVRDGGRANWLGLERVSGPHWAVLPMGAGLAQGYCGVALFLAHTGALTGADRYTALAREAVRPLPALLKALAADPELGAAAGPGAYDGLGGICYALVRLSALLGEELARCLPDALTALAHAAEGCTDPGLAGGTAGALAAAVAVHEATGTPGALELADALADRLCQAGPVEDAGFADGAAGIGWALLRYAAARPERSAAPASTGRALLDGAVRQARAADTDPSWAQGLAGTAAAAATLTELPSATADFSARLRAAEVGPDLSLGQGALGALDALTVLAGRGDTPAAEALTLRTGQALAFVEAQGHRCATPDHVPSPGLLTGLSGIGYGLLRLAHPDTVPSVLLLGHPGRYGN, translated from the coding sequence GTGACTGAGACCGCCAGCCTCCCGGCTCCCCGGAGCGCCGGCCTGCCGCTCGCCTGGTGGGCCCCGGCGCTTTCCCTCGCGGAGCGCCTCGCCGCCCCCGGCCGACCGGCCGCGCCCGCCGACCCCGCCGCCCCCGTCCGCGCCCCCTGGGCCGCCGGGGACGCCGAGGGCTTCGCGCTGCGGCTGGCGCACCTCGGGGTGGACGGCGCCACGGCGGCGGCCCTCGCGGCGGAGCCCGCCGAGCGGCTCGCCGCCCGCGCCGCCGAGCCCGGCTGGGTCCGGTACGTGGAGGCGGCCCTGGACGCCGCCCCCGACCACCGCGCGGAGCCGGCCGCGGACGGGACGGGCGCCGAGGTCTTCGCCCCGGTCGTACGACCGCTCGTCGCCCCGGCCGCCGCCCGCCTCGCCGCGCTGCTGCCGGGCCTGCCGGCCACCGAACGGAGCGTGTGGCAGGCCGAGTTCGACACCTGGCTCACCGCGCAGCTGGTACGGCTGGCCGCGCGGACCCTCGTACGGGAACTGGCCGGGGCCCGGCGCGCCGGGCGCCTCGAGGGGGCGACCCCCCGGGAGCGGTTCGCCTCCTTCGTCGCCGGCGCGGGCACCCGGCGGGGGCTCTCTGAACTGTTCGCCGCCTACCCGGTGCTGGCCCGGATGCTCGGGCAGACCGCGCTGGACGCCCTGGCCGCGGCGGCCGAGCTGATCACCCGCTTCCGGGCCGACCGGGACGACCTGGTCGCCGTCCTCCTCGACGGCCGCGAGCCGGGCGCGCTCACCCGGGTGGAACTCGGGCTCGGCGACGCCCACCAGGGCAACCGGTCGGTGGCCGTCCTGCGCTTCGCCGGCGGGGCCCGGGTGGTGTACAAGCCGCGGCCCCTCGGCCAGCACGCCCTGCTGGACGAGCTGGCGGCCTGGATGGACACCAAGGTGCCCGGCCTCCCGCTGCGCACCGCCCGCAGCCTGCGCCGGGAGGGTTACGGCTGGCTGGAGTTCGTGGCCCACCGCTGGTGCCGCTCGGTCACCGAGACCGACGCCTTCTACCGCCGCCAGGGCGTGCTGCTCGCGCTGCTCTACGCGGTGGACGGCGCCGACATGCACTACGAGAACGTCATCGCCTGCGGCGACCAGCCGGTCCTGGTGGACGCCGAGACGCTGCTGCACACCGGGCTCGGGCAGGCCATGACGGCCGGCGCCGACCCGGCCGCGGAGGCCCTGCACACCTCCGTGCACCGCACCTGCCTGCTGCCCCATCTGCTGATCGGCGAGCACGGCGCGCTGGACATCTCCGCGCTGGGCCGCTCCACCGACGGCACCTTCCCCAGCGAGGGCCTGCACTGGGCGGACAGCGGCCTCGACACCATGCGCGCCGTACGGGGGCCGCTGCTCAGCCCGGCAGCCCAGAACCAGCCGCTGCCCGACGGCCGCCCGCTGGACGGCGCCGACCACCGGGCGGCGCTGCTCGACGGCTTCCGCACGGCGTACGCGGCCATCGCGGCGCACGGCGGCGAACTGGCCGGTGAGGACGGCCCGTTGGCGGCGGCCGCCGACAGCCCGGCGCGGCTGATCGCCCGTGCCACCCGGCTGTACGCGACCCTGCTGGAGGAGTCCACGCATCCGGCGCTGCTCGGTGACGCGCTCGCCCGGGACGGGGTGTTCGCCGTGCTGTGGACCGAGTCCGAGCACGACCGGGCCCGCTCGCTGCTCATCGAGCACGAGACGGCCGACCTGTGGCGCGGCGACGTGCCCCTGTTCACCCATCGGCCGTCCGGAACAGGGGTCCGGACGGCCGACGGGACCTTCCTGGAGGACGTGCTGCCGGAGGCGAGCCTGGCCGCGGTGCGCAAGAAGATCGCGCGGATGGACGAGATCGACTGCCGCGACCAGGAATGGATCGTCTCGGCGACGCTGGCCGCCCGGGGCGCCTGCGATCCGGCGGACCGGCCGCGGTCGGCGCTCGCGGTCGCGCCCGTGCCGGCCGTGGTGCCCGACGCGTCCCGGCTGCTGGCCGCGGTGTGCGGGATCGCCGACGACATCGCCGCCCGCGCCGTACGCGACGGCGGGCGCGCCAACTGGCTCGGTCTGGAACGGGTCTCGGGCCCGCACTGGGCGGTGCTGCCGATGGGCGCCGGGCTCGCGCAGGGCTACTGCGGGGTGGCGCTCTTCCTCGCCCACACCGGCGCGCTGACCGGCGCCGACCGGTACACCGCGCTGGCCCGGGAGGCGGTACGGCCGCTGCCCGCGCTGCTGAAGGCCCTGGCCGCCGACCCCGAGCTGGGCGCGGCGGCGGGCCCCGGTGCCTACGACGGTCTCGGCGGTATCTGCTACGCCCTGGTCCGGCTCTCGGCCCTGCTGGGCGAGGAGTTGGCGCGGTGTCTGCCGGACGCGCTCACCGCGCTCGCCCACGCGGCGGAAGGATGTACGGACCCCGGGCTGGCCGGCGGCACGGCCGGGGCGCTGGCCGCCGCCGTCGCCGTGCACGAGGCGACCGGGACCCCGGGCGCGCTGGAGCTGGCGGACGCCCTGGCGGACCGGCTGTGCCAGGCGGGACCCGTCGAGGACGCCGGTTTCGCGGACGGCGCCGCCGGGATCGGCTGGGCGCTGCTGCGGTACGCCGCCGCTCGCCCGGAGCGCTCCGCGGCGCCCGCGAGCACCGGCCGGGCCCTGCTCGACGGCGCGGTCCGGCAGGCGCGGGCGGCGGACACCGATCCGTCGTGGGCGCAGGGGCTCGCCGGAACGGCGGCCGCCGCCGCCACGCTCACCGAACTCCCCTCCGCCACGGCCGATTTCTCGGCCCGGCTGCGGGCCGCCGAGGTCGGGCCCGATCTCAGCCTCGGCCAGGGTGCCCTCGGCGCCCTGGACGCCCTCACCGTCCTGGCCGGGCGGGGCGACACCCCGGCCGCCGAAGCCCTGACCCTGCGCACCGGGCAGGCACTCGCGTTCGTCGAGGCGCAGGGCCACCGCTGCGCCACCCCCGACCACGTTCCCTCCCCCGGGCTGCTGACCGGTCTCTCCGGCATCGGCTACGGACTGCTCCGCCTCGCCCACCCCGACACCGTGCCCTCCGTCCTGCTCCTGGGACACCCCGGCCGGTACGGCAACTGA